In one window of Candidatus Scalindua sp. DNA:
- the wecB gene encoding UDP-N-acetylglucosamine 2-epimerase (non-hydrolyzing) has product MFTILSIFGTRPEAIKMVPVIKELEKDCYKLRSLVCVTAQHRQMLDQALDLFNITPDFDLDLMQGNQSLSQLTARVLTSLDPVLREVKPDWILVQGDTTTTMAASLAAFYHGIHVGHIEAGLRTNNKHAPFPEEINRRVTSVIADLHFAPTDRARQALLSEGVPQTKIFVTGNTVIDALLWVRQEVGKTPHDIPADLKNIMNDKKMILVTGHRRESFGNTFEQICLAICDLVSLHSDICVVYPVHLNPNVKEPVHRILGNTDRIHLIEPLPYAPFVWLMDHAYIILTDSGGIQEEAPSLGKPVFVMREVTERPEGIDAGCVALVGADKNKIVESVSNLLRNEEMYKTMSKAKNPYGDGKAAARIVEALFL; this is encoded by the coding sequence ATGTTCACCATTTTGTCTATATTTGGTACCCGGCCTGAGGCCATCAAAATGGTGCCGGTTATAAAGGAATTAGAAAAAGATTGTTACAAGCTTCGTTCTCTTGTCTGTGTTACTGCTCAGCATCGGCAGATGCTGGATCAGGCGCTCGATTTATTTAATATAACACCGGATTTTGATTTAGACCTTATGCAAGGGAATCAATCTTTATCACAATTAACTGCCAGAGTTTTGACATCACTGGATCCTGTGTTACGTGAAGTAAAACCCGACTGGATATTAGTTCAGGGCGATACCACAACAACCATGGCCGCAAGCCTGGCAGCATTTTATCATGGCATACATGTGGGTCATATCGAAGCCGGTCTCAGGACAAATAATAAACACGCCCCTTTCCCGGAAGAAATTAATCGCCGTGTAACTTCCGTAATTGCTGATCTGCATTTTGCGCCTACAGACAGAGCCCGGCAGGCGCTGTTGTCAGAAGGCGTTCCGCAAACTAAAATCTTTGTTACGGGCAACACCGTTATCGACGCCCTATTGTGGGTAAGGCAGGAAGTTGGCAAAACTCCACACGATATTCCCGCTGATTTAAAAAATATTATGAATGATAAAAAAATGATTCTCGTTACCGGACACAGAAGGGAAAGTTTTGGGAATACCTTTGAACAGATATGCCTTGCCATTTGTGATTTGGTTTCCCTTCATTCTGACATCTGCGTTGTGTATCCTGTGCATTTGAACCCCAATGTAAAAGAACCCGTACACAGAATTTTGGGAAATACCGATAGAATACATTTAATAGAACCGTTGCCCTATGCTCCTTTCGTCTGGTTGATGGATCATGCATATATAATCTTGACTGATTCTGGTGGTATTCAGGAAGAAGCCCCATCTTTGGGCAAGCCAGTTTTCGTAATGCGTGAAGTAACGGAAAGACCAGAGGGTATTGATGCTGGTTGTGTTGCTTTAGTAGGAGCAGATAAAAACAAAATAGTTGAGAGTGTCAGTAACCTTTTAAGGAATGAAGAAATGTATAAAACAATGTCGAAGGCCAAAAACCCTTATGGTGATGGGAAAGCGGCGGCTCGTATTGTAGAGGCACTGTTTTTATGA
- a CDS encoding class I SAM-dependent methyltransferase yields the protein MIKWTDTQLAQYDCNLCGLRNHEDIFQRPDGFQIVQCKSCGLVYLNPRPKEDLIPLLYDRDYFMSPSSIGFDNYFSDETRQGMLRTSKMRLRVLGEAGIKSFAKAMEFGCGTGEFCHVIHNMGVSVTGIDISESAITEARSRYKAIPFHVGTIEDVDPEVKYDALFAFEVIEHLTNPDRFFAKASFLLA from the coding sequence ATGATTAAGTGGACCGATACTCAACTGGCTCAGTACGACTGCAATCTATGTGGTCTGAGAAACCACGAGGACATCTTCCAAAGACCGGATGGTTTTCAAATAGTTCAATGTAAGAGTTGCGGTCTTGTGTACCTAAATCCTAGGCCCAAAGAAGACCTTATCCCGTTACTCTATGATAGGGATTATTTTATGTCACCTTCCTCTATTGGCTTTGACAACTACTTTTCTGATGAAACAAGACAAGGTATGCTTAGGACTTCGAAAATGAGGTTGCGTGTTTTAGGAGAAGCAGGCATAAAATCTTTTGCCAAAGCGATGGAGTTTGGCTGTGGGACAGGTGAATTCTGTCACGTCATACATAATATGGGAGTTAGTGTCACCGGAATTGATATTTCGGAGTCTGCTATAACGGAAGCAAGATCACGTTACAAAGCGATTCCTTTTCACGTCGGGACAATAGAGGACGTTGACCCTGAAGTGAAATATGATGCACTTTTTGCCTTTGAGGTGATCGAGCATCTGACGAATCCTGATAGGTTCTTTGCGAAAGCATCTTTTCTTCTCGCGTAG
- a CDS encoding sulfotransferase produces MTDVTCKPNFFIVGAPKSGTTSLHNYLSEHPDVFMSKTKEPCFLAPDFSCPTYPQTEEEYLLCFRGYSGEIRIGESTTSYLYSKKAARAIHNYAPSAKIIAMLRNPVDLVVSLHAQYLKMGIESITRLQDALVAETGRSQGKCIPKRFRFPNEYLLYREVGKYAEQLSRYLSEFGGENVHVIIFDDFERDPASEFAKVCHFLDISTEFKPDMKIHNPAQTPRSVVLLCLHELMTPILVMIGQQLRPIIPVRLLKLLWRVYRTLWEVNMKMGRTAAPTETLMALATYYEQEIKDIETLLRRDLSCWRLKNQDYYNIQMEAKESG; encoded by the coding sequence ATGACCGACGTCACTTGCAAACCTAATTTTTTTATCGTTGGAGCACCGAAGTCGGGTACGACGTCCTTGCACAATTACTTATCCGAGCATCCAGATGTATTCATGTCAAAGACTAAGGAACCTTGCTTCTTGGCGCCGGATTTTTCATGTCCCACTTATCCGCAGACTGAGGAGGAATATCTTCTTTGTTTCCGGGGATATAGTGGCGAAATTCGAATCGGGGAATCAACCACTTCATACTTGTATTCCAAGAAGGCCGCTCGCGCAATACATAATTATGCGCCTAGTGCAAAAATTATAGCAATGCTTAGAAATCCTGTTGATTTAGTCGTCTCTTTGCATGCTCAGTATTTGAAAATGGGTATTGAGAGTATTACTCGATTACAGGATGCGCTGGTAGCTGAAACTGGCAGAAGTCAGGGGAAGTGCATTCCGAAGAGATTTAGGTTTCCTAATGAGTATCTCTTGTACCGTGAGGTCGGCAAGTACGCCGAACAACTGTCGCGCTACTTATCGGAATTCGGCGGCGAGAACGTACATGTAATAATATTCGATGATTTCGAGAGAGACCCCGCAAGTGAGTTTGCCAAAGTGTGTCATTTCTTGGATATCTCTACAGAGTTCAAGCCAGATATGAAAATACATAATCCAGCGCAGACGCCGCGTAGTGTTGTGTTGCTTTGTCTTCATGAACTAATGACGCCTATATTAGTCATGATTGGGCAGCAGCTAAGGCCAATTATCCCGGTTAGGCTCTTGAAACTGCTTTGGCGGGTCTATCGTACCCTTTGGGAGGTAAATATGAAGATGGGTCGGACCGCTGCTCCCACTGAAACGCTCATGGCGCTTGCTACATACTACGAGCAAGAGATCAAGGATATTGAGACGCTTCTAAGAAGAGACCTGAGTTGTTGGCGCTTGAAGAATCAGGATTACTACAACATTCAGATGGAAGCCAAAGAATCAGGATGA
- a CDS encoding oligosaccharide flippase family protein, translating into MVNMGVKKAIFTCCPSVVHPFLNRIKASDVGSRLARGVFWSMAGAVISRGLMLAASVLVARMLGKTGYGELGMIQSTVGMFGVFAGFGLGLTATKHVAEFFRSDPERAGRIIGLSGLVAMVTGGLMAMGLFVFAPWLAEHTINAPHLAGVLRIGAVILFISALNGAQTGALSGFEAFKTIAYVNLFVGLISFPILVCGAYFGGLTGAVWALAINLGFNWLFNHLALRKEAHRYRVLFTFRKCSRELSILWRFSLPAVLSGTMVGPVFWICKSMLANQQDGYSELGVYAAAEHWQALVYFASGIIAQAAFPVLSQLYGDGQRQLFKKTLLTQIYLNGAIVLSGAVVISILSKPIMTTYGPEFSGNTLVLITVMLGCIPMQLAGIVGVVNKCVGNIWWGVLLNALWATAILLATSALVRYGALGLAWAFFIAYCFHFATTTIYVLCVFRTSPKLRMERSL; encoded by the coding sequence ATGGTGAATATGGGCGTCAAGAAGGCCATATTCACCTGCTGCCCTTCGGTGGTTCATCCTTTTCTCAACAGGATCAAAGCTTCCGATGTAGGGTCGCGCTTGGCCCGTGGCGTGTTCTGGTCGATGGCCGGGGCGGTAATCTCGCGCGGCCTGATGCTTGCCGCATCGGTCCTCGTGGCCCGAATGCTGGGCAAGACGGGCTATGGCGAACTGGGAATGATCCAGTCCACGGTCGGCATGTTCGGGGTCTTCGCCGGGTTCGGCCTTGGTCTGACCGCCACCAAACACGTCGCTGAGTTTTTCCGAAGCGATCCCGAGCGAGCCGGACGTATCATCGGCCTTTCCGGGCTGGTCGCCATGGTCACCGGCGGTTTGATGGCAATGGGCCTGTTCGTCTTCGCCCCCTGGCTGGCTGAACATACGATCAACGCGCCGCACTTGGCAGGTGTGCTGCGGATTGGCGCTGTGATTCTCTTCATCAGCGCGCTCAATGGCGCCCAGACCGGGGCGTTGTCCGGTTTTGAGGCCTTCAAGACCATCGCCTATGTCAACCTTTTTGTTGGCCTGATCTCATTCCCTATCCTCGTTTGCGGGGCATATTTCGGTGGTCTCACCGGTGCGGTCTGGGCACTGGCGATAAATCTCGGCTTCAATTGGCTTTTTAACCATTTAGCTCTGCGCAAAGAAGCACACCGATACAGGGTTCTTTTCACCTTCAGGAAATGCAGCCGAGAATTGTCCATTCTGTGGAGATTCAGTCTGCCGGCAGTTCTCAGCGGTACGATGGTTGGTCCTGTGTTTTGGATATGCAAAAGCATGTTGGCAAATCAACAAGATGGATACTCAGAACTCGGGGTTTATGCGGCTGCGGAACATTGGCAAGCACTTGTTTATTTTGCTTCCGGAATCATCGCCCAAGCCGCGTTCCCTGTTTTGAGTCAGCTTTACGGTGATGGTCAAAGGCAGTTGTTTAAGAAGACGTTGCTCACCCAGATTTATTTGAACGGCGCTATAGTGTTGTCTGGCGCCGTGGTCATCAGCATTCTGTCTAAGCCAATCATGACTACTTACGGTCCAGAGTTCAGCGGGAATACGTTAGTTCTAATTACCGTAATGCTGGGATGTATTCCCATGCAGTTGGCAGGCATAGTTGGAGTAGTTAATAAATGTGTAGGAAATATCTGGTGGGGAGTATTGCTAAACGCTCTTTGGGCCACCGCAATCCTGCTGGCGACTTCTGCGCTTGTCAGGTATGGCGCATTGGGTCTTGCGTGGGCGTTCTTTATCGCATACTGTTTTCACTTCGCAACTACGACAATCTATGTTCTTTGTGTCTTTCGTACAAGCCCGAAGTTAAGGATGGAAAGATCCCTATGA
- a CDS encoding type II toxin-antitoxin system VapC family toxin, with the protein MPATEYLIDTNILIYHTKGSEKSIIFMDSIISQKAFNISVITKIEFLGWDKHTPDGIEKCKRLLEYANTYLVDEGIANKAIELKRRTNIKLADAIIAATAVLNNLNLKTRNVNDFKAIEVLEFTNPFD; encoded by the coding sequence ATGCCTGCAACTGAGTATCTGATAGATACGAATATTTTAATATACCATACCAAAGGATCAGAGAAGAGTATAATTTTTATGGACAGCATTATTTCTCAAAAAGCCTTTAATATTTCTGTAATTACAAAGATAGAATTTCTTGGATGGGATAAGCACACACCTGATGGCATTGAAAAATGCAAACGACTGCTTGAATATGCAAATACTTATCTTGTAGATGAAGGTATTGCCAACAAAGCTATTGAATTAAAAAGAAGGACAAACATAAAGCTTGCAGATGCGATTATAGCAGCTACAGCAGTTCTCAATAATTTGAATCTGAAAACAAGAAATGTAAATGATTTTAAAGCGATAGAAGTACTTGAATTTACAAATCCTTTTGATTAA
- a CDS encoding ribbon-helix-helix domain-containing protein, giving the protein MDTVRLNVTLPKELVRQLDKLVGSRKKSHFIAEALKQKIKKIQNEELQKLLKEGYKATKQESLGIAKEFEPNDLEGWDEY; this is encoded by the coding sequence ATGGATACGGTTCGTTTAAATGTTACCCTTCCAAAAGAGCTGGTCCGACAGCTAGATAAGTTAGTTGGATCTAGAAAAAAGAGCCATTTTATCGCTGAGGCTTTAAAACAAAAGATTAAGAAAATCCAGAATGAAGAACTTCAAAAACTTTTAAAAGAAGGCTATAAAGCTACCAAACAGGAGAGTCTTGGTATAGCAAAAGAGTTTGAACCCAATGACCTGGAAGGGTGGGATGAATATTAA
- a CDS encoding type II toxin-antitoxin system PemK/MazF family toxin, giving the protein MNIKRGEIYLAILDPVVGKEISKTRPVVIISNDKNNEFSGTVTILPITSKNLQKTYPFEVFLPERSGNLPKNSKVKADQIRTLDKGRIVTFLGKLEKEKMDQIEKAIKIHLALS; this is encoded by the coding sequence ATGAATATTAAAAGGGGAGAAATATATCTTGCCATCCTCGATCCAGTTGTGGGAAAAGAGATTTCAAAGACCCGTCCAGTTGTCATTATTTCTAATGATAAAAACAACGAATTTTCAGGAACTGTTACTATTTTGCCTATCACCTCCAAAAATCTTCAAAAGACTTACCCCTTTGAGGTATTTTTGCCAGAAAGATCCGGAAATCTTCCCAAAAATTCTAAGGTTAAAGCCGACCAAATCCGTACACTTGATAAAGGTCGCATCGTTACCTTTTTAGGAAAACTTGAAAAGGAAAAAATGGATCAAATTGAAAAGGCCATAAAGATACATCTTGCATTGTCCTAA
- a CDS encoding P-loop NTPase — protein sequence METDKTVTIEHDFTLMDFLIVIFKHKYKILVIFLSVVTTVALYTFLQTPIYEAETRLIIKSGRENIYKPEVGNDNLPIITSDRTEMLNSEIEIITSRDLAEKAVTTLGLETIYPDSINTDPADVDPLESAVLRFQRDLSAEIVKGSGIIKVSFRHYDPQIAARSVNLLVELFKEKHLQTFSNPKSTPFLEEKLENYRRILKESEGRLEAFKQEYKISSLDEQRNFLLGQRIEFDTSLKMAENRIGELRQKLTSMNIKTQINAEDVPLYTETDGSDIIDNARVRLFGLQQREKELTRQYKDHSRMVTDVRKEILFVKDFLKEQEALKAMALLQSQEAISTEFKEQLKALDKEIQTLDLWEDGLRDLEREQIINENNYKIYIGKLEEARISDEMDRQKIASISVIDEAIIPNRPVKPRKKVNVALGIVVGAFTALGLAFLFEYVDNSVRTPDDVRRLLGMAVLGMIPYDESLKRGKILALPEDEPHNEKKKRAQGYYEYDFSSNLVPSFPLMHSGMSGHVLLIESSTSGEGKSTVLARSALNLARGGLRVVMVDADVLRPSLHNMFSVNGVGEKGLIPAMTQVLSQKIEQGTLDEYSVNDLFSVIALKKESGKLTITNDTQGMTAVFDKGGLFQLQSRDVPYRNRLGTMLLNGNFITENQLKDSLDRNQRTGQPLGYILLNAGYINQGQLQGPLKLQMEELLQKLFSWKQGTFTYEPGSIESFKDERIHFEEDYAPIISRLGRMGGSRLLEREVLSNIQSLDEPNLSLLPAGTVGVKPDGLSYFALLGKFLDILKQHFNVVLVDAPPILETMGSFKPLLSLVDGVIFVIKPGQVSIKGINEAVSCIKESQTKIIGAVLNQTKKGQGYYYK from the coding sequence ATGGAAACAGATAAAACGGTTACTATCGAACATGATTTTACTCTCATGGATTTTCTGATAGTTATATTCAAGCATAAGTACAAGATCCTTGTTATTTTCCTCAGCGTAGTAACTACGGTTGCACTCTACACTTTTCTACAAACCCCCATATATGAAGCCGAGACAAGGTTGATTATCAAATCGGGAAGGGAGAATATATATAAGCCTGAAGTAGGCAATGACAATCTTCCAATAATCACTTCTGATCGCACAGAAATGCTTAATTCAGAGATCGAAATTATTACCAGCCGGGACCTTGCTGAAAAAGCTGTAACTACGCTAGGACTAGAAACTATTTATCCAGATAGTATAAATACTGATCCCGCAGATGTGGACCCTCTGGAATCAGCCGTATTAAGATTTCAGCGTGATTTATCAGCCGAAATTGTAAAAGGTTCCGGTATTATTAAGGTTTCCTTCCGACATTATGACCCGCAAATTGCAGCCAGATCTGTTAATCTATTGGTTGAGCTTTTCAAAGAGAAACATCTTCAAACCTTTAGTAACCCAAAGTCAACTCCTTTTTTGGAGGAAAAACTGGAGAACTATAGAAGGATATTGAAAGAATCGGAAGGCAGATTAGAGGCCTTTAAACAAGAATACAAGATTTCCTCTCTTGATGAGCAGAGAAATTTTCTCCTAGGGCAGCGGATTGAATTCGACACCTCATTAAAGATGGCTGAAAATCGGATTGGCGAATTACGACAAAAACTCACTTCCATGAATATAAAGACACAAATCAATGCAGAGGATGTGCCGCTTTATACTGAAACAGATGGATCTGACATAATCGACAACGCCAGGGTCAGGTTGTTTGGCCTTCAGCAAAGGGAAAAAGAACTGACAAGACAGTATAAAGACCATTCCCGCATGGTTACTGACGTACGAAAAGAAATCCTGTTTGTAAAAGATTTTTTAAAAGAACAGGAAGCGCTTAAGGCCATGGCATTGCTCCAATCCCAGGAGGCTATAAGTACTGAATTCAAAGAGCAATTGAAGGCGTTAGATAAGGAGATTCAAACACTTGACCTTTGGGAAGATGGACTCAGAGATCTGGAACGAGAGCAAATAATTAATGAGAATAACTACAAAATCTATATAGGAAAATTAGAGGAGGCCCGTATTTCAGATGAAATGGATCGCCAAAAGATCGCCAGCATAAGTGTGATAGATGAGGCGATTATTCCGAATCGTCCGGTTAAACCACGAAAGAAGGTAAATGTTGCACTCGGTATTGTGGTTGGCGCCTTTACGGCATTGGGACTGGCCTTTCTCTTTGAGTATGTGGACAACTCTGTGAGAACCCCGGATGATGTGAGGAGGCTTCTGGGGATGGCGGTACTGGGGATGATACCCTATGATGAATCTCTGAAAAGGGGCAAGATACTTGCATTGCCAGAAGACGAGCCTCATAATGAAAAGAAGAAACGTGCACAAGGTTATTATGAATATGATTTCTCATCCAATCTTGTTCCCAGCTTCCCATTGATGCATTCCGGGATGTCCGGGCATGTGCTTCTGATAGAGAGTTCAACCTCCGGGGAGGGTAAGAGCACAGTGCTTGCAAGATCAGCCCTTAACCTGGCGAGGGGAGGCCTGCGTGTGGTCATGGTAGATGCTGATGTACTGCGGCCATCCCTTCATAACATGTTCAGTGTAAATGGTGTAGGGGAAAAAGGTCTTATTCCGGCTATGACTCAGGTTCTATCCCAGAAAATAGAACAGGGGACACTGGATGAATACAGTGTGAATGATCTATTTTCCGTCATTGCTTTAAAAAAAGAGAGTGGTAAGCTTACGATCACAAATGATACTCAAGGAATGACGGCTGTCTTTGATAAAGGAGGTCTCTTTCAATTGCAGAGCCGTGATGTCCCTTATCGTAATCGATTAGGAACCATGCTCCTTAATGGGAATTTCATTACCGAGAATCAGTTAAAGGATTCCCTTGATCGAAACCAGCGCACGGGTCAGCCTCTAGGATATATCCTTCTCAATGCCGGATACATTAATCAGGGACAATTACAGGGTCCGCTTAAACTGCAGATGGAGGAACTCCTTCAGAAACTTTTTAGTTGGAAACAGGGCACCTTTACATATGAACCAGGCAGCATTGAGTCCTTCAAAGATGAGAGAATACATTTTGAGGAAGATTATGCACCAATCATCAGTCGTTTGGGGCGAATGGGGGGGAGCCGCTTGCTGGAAAGAGAGGTACTCTCAAACATACAATCCCTGGATGAACCAAATCTATCACTCTTGCCGGCAGGCACCGTGGGTGTAAAACCTGATGGTCTATCATATTTCGCACTCCTTGGAAAGTTTTTGGACATACTGAAGCAACACTTTAACGTAGTGCTTGTTGATGCCCCGCCCATACTTGAGACGATGGGTAGTTTTAAACCCTTACTTTCATTGGTAGATGGAGTTATCTTTGTGATAAAACCAGGGCAAGTATCTATCAAGGGTATCAATGAAGCAGTAAGTTGCATAAAAGAGTCTCAAACCAAGATAATAGGAGCAGTCCTGAACCAGACAAAGAAAGGACAGGGATATTATTATAAATAA
- a CDS encoding polysaccharide export protein yields the protein MPGKQTNDYLQAGFKLTKLFMRMLKKTVLVFVVITIMLLQALFEAVGEKATNVSSAEDQTQNNQNYDEYLLQPGDQLSIKFFYNPNLNEEGINGEGIIVLPDGRVSLQLVQGVMAAGMTVKEFTNLLKEKYSQILEKPDITVIVLRSKQKVYVGGEVEEPQMINLEGPMTVLQSILQAGGFKDAARHSKVIVIRRNVDNTRQIIPVNIKEVINGTDLTQDINLVPNDIVYVKEAYF from the coding sequence GTGCCTGGCAAGCAAACAAATGATTACTTACAGGCAGGCTTCAAACTTACAAAACTATTTATGCGAATGCTGAAAAAAACAGTTCTAGTTTTTGTGGTCATTACTATTATGCTTTTACAAGCATTGTTTGAAGCTGTAGGTGAAAAAGCCACTAACGTTTCTTCCGCAGAAGATCAGACACAGAACAACCAGAATTATGATGAATACTTACTCCAACCAGGAGATCAACTAAGCATTAAATTTTTCTATAACCCCAATTTAAATGAAGAAGGGATAAATGGAGAAGGGATAATAGTTCTGCCTGATGGTCGTGTTTCTCTGCAATTGGTACAGGGAGTCATGGCCGCCGGTATGACGGTAAAAGAATTTACAAACCTGCTAAAGGAAAAATATTCACAAATACTCGAAAAACCTGATATTACAGTAATAGTTCTTCGCTCCAAACAAAAAGTTTATGTGGGTGGCGAAGTGGAGGAGCCACAAATGATCAATTTGGAAGGCCCCATGACGGTATTGCAGTCTATCTTACAGGCAGGAGGTTTTAAAGATGCAGCTAGACACAGCAAAGTAATAGTCATACGCCGCAATGTTGATAATACAAGGCAAATCATCCCGGTGAATATAAAAGAAGTTATAAATGGTACTGACTTGACTCAGGACATTAATCTTGTGCCTAATGATATTGTCTATGTGAAAGAGGCATATTTTTAA
- a CDS encoding PilZ domain-containing protein produces MYANKIGLLDYSNKRKVHKVGRPLIGGIAIAISLSVSCFLYIETKQIFSFYVGMFIVLLTGFCDDYKKLTPKWKLLAQIITAIIVIHSGKIVLLSFGNILSFGPVNLGIFAVPVTILYIVGVINATNMIDGVDGLVGTVSTIAFISFGILAYINNQPLYLLLSIALSGCVIAFLRYNWNPSILFLGDAGSFLLGFSMAFLSIAISQKQNSVVPPFVPLLILAFPIADLTSVSLRRIINGKNPFSADKSHIHHILLRLGFKKKYVVLIIALTTTIFSALGIAGTIYRIPEYYLFSIFLAFFIVHFTFSLCIKKLLRFKVRGKKGWHHVQTETAPMEPMHKMVKISNKRIYLRNTRCSKILCMIETDKRELFNTSELMNISFNGFAAKTDEYLTNCEHKINLVLPENNNVKGLSTIAEVVWMHRDNGSYIYGFKFREMGKEQRDILKCYL; encoded by the coding sequence TTGTATGCTAATAAAATAGGTTTATTGGATTATTCAAACAAACGTAAAGTTCACAAAGTTGGAAGGCCGTTAATTGGAGGCATTGCAATTGCGATATCCCTTTCTGTCAGTTGTTTCTTGTATATTGAAACGAAACAAATTTTCTCATTTTATGTGGGTATGTTTATCGTTCTCTTAACAGGTTTTTGTGATGATTATAAAAAGCTAACTCCCAAATGGAAATTACTGGCGCAAATAATCACGGCTATTATCGTAATTCATTCTGGAAAAATTGTACTGCTGTCTTTTGGTAATATTCTCTCTTTTGGTCCAGTTAATCTTGGTATTTTCGCTGTCCCGGTGACTATTCTTTATATTGTAGGCGTTATTAACGCAACCAATATGATTGACGGTGTAGATGGGCTTGTGGGTACAGTTTCTACTATTGCCTTTATATCTTTTGGTATACTTGCGTACATAAACAACCAGCCTTTGTATCTGTTATTAAGTATTGCACTGAGCGGTTGTGTTATTGCCTTTCTCAGATATAACTGGAATCCATCAATATTATTCTTAGGCGATGCCGGTAGCTTTTTGCTAGGCTTTTCTATGGCTTTTTTATCTATTGCTATAAGTCAAAAACAAAATAGTGTTGTTCCGCCATTTGTCCCTCTATTAATACTCGCTTTTCCTATAGCTGATCTTACCAGTGTTTCTCTCAGGAGAATAATTAACGGCAAAAATCCTTTCTCTGCTGACAAGTCGCATATCCACCATATTTTATTAAGATTAGGCTTCAAGAAAAAATATGTTGTTTTGATTATTGCCTTAACAACAACAATATTTTCGGCCCTGGGGATTGCAGGTACTATTTACAGAATACCCGAATATTATCTGTTTTCAATCTTTTTAGCATTTTTTATCGTACATTTTACCTTTTCGCTTTGTATAAAAAAGTTACTGAGATTTAAGGTTAGGGGTAAAAAAGGTTGGCATCATGTGCAGACTGAAACAGCGCCCATGGAGCCCATGCACAAGATGGTTAAAATAAGTAATAAAAGAATTTATTTGCGTAACACCCGATGTTCGAAGATTTTATGCATGATAGAAACTGATAAGAGGGAACTGTTCAATACCAGCGAATTGATGAATATCAGTTTTAATGGTTTTGCGGCCAAGACAGATGAATATTTGACAAACTGTGAACACAAAATAAATTTAGTCTTACCTGAAAATAATAATGTCAAAGGATTGAGTACGATTGCAGAAGTTGTGTGGATGCACAGGGATAATGGCTCGTACATATATGGGTTTAAATTTAGAGAAATGGGTAAAGAGCAGAGAGACATTTTAAAATGTTATTTGTAA
- a CDS encoding PilZ domain-containing protein, whose translation MKISTYFHSNPEIEILEINGELTGRGAIQLEEFLYSSLDEGRFIKIINLKHTKKADGLGLNVLEHFINRGMCIKLFNVGLEIQNLLKISGKEDIIKLYNCREPNEAVLLFEKEILEEMNPFKTDVKRRCFGRVDTSLKTEFKGHVSGKGKITYRAVIVNLSVGGILIDQINPNINKKEESVTGPAMVGKELCNINFSLNAGARLIEASGECVWEVSVNSGQYAGVRFKNMQQTHIEMISEYVCKHRNV comes from the coding sequence GTGAAGATTTCAACTTATTTCCATAGCAACCCAGAGATAGAGATTCTTGAGATAAATGGTGAATTAACGGGCAGAGGTGCCATTCAACTTGAAGAGTTTTTGTATTCATCACTGGATGAGGGCAGATTTATAAAAATAATAAACCTGAAACATACGAAAAAAGCTGATGGGTTGGGTCTCAATGTTTTGGAACATTTTATAAACCGTGGTATGTGTATTAAATTATTCAATGTAGGGTTAGAAATACAAAACCTACTCAAGATATCAGGAAAAGAGGACATTATTAAGTTATACAATTGCCGGGAGCCTAATGAGGCTGTATTGCTGTTTGAAAAGGAAATTCTTGAAGAAATGAATCCTTTCAAGACCGACGTTAAAAGGAGATGCTTTGGAAGGGTTGACACGTCTCTAAAAACAGAGTTTAAAGGCCACGTCTCTGGTAAAGGTAAGATTACTTATAGGGCAGTTATTGTGAACCTTAGTGTAGGGGGAATCTTGATTGATCAAATTAATCCCAATATTAACAAGAAAGAAGAGAGTGTTACTGGGCCTGCAATGGTTGGCAAGGAACTCTGTAATATTAATTTCAGCTTAAACGCAGGGGCAAGGCTCATTGAGGCAAGTGGAGAATGTGTTTGGGAGGTTAGTGTGAACAGTGGGCAATACGCAGGTGTACGTTTTAAGAATATGCAACAAACCCATATTGAGATGATCAGTGAGTATGTGTGCAAGCATAGGAATGTTTAA